A single region of the Chryseobacterium culicis genome encodes:
- a CDS encoding efflux RND transporter periplasmic adaptor subunit produces MKKTLIYIIVAAVLVGLAAYKIAGNKEKQTQEVKEVAKQVDKINVNIITVTRENIDTDYSANGTFIPKQEMNQSSEIAGRIVSVLVKEGSRVSAGQVLATIKRDAIEVDVTQAQNNLQNAIMDNQRYENAYKTGGVTKQQLDNSRLQLKNAQAAVKAQGVRVNDTSIRAGISGTINKKLVEPGTVVSVGTSMFEIVNINSLKLSVLVDESQIGKIQLGQEVPIKVNVLPEDSFVGRITFIAPKSDASLNFPVEIEVQNRGNLKAGMYATAKFSTNNGAETQNMLTVPAEAFVNGVSSGQLFVVQNGVAKLIKVTIGKVYGDKVQVLSGLNGGEQVVTSGQINLDSGSKVNIIK; encoded by the coding sequence ATGAAAAAAACTTTAATATATATCATCGTAGCAGCAGTACTGGTAGGTTTAGCTGCTTACAAGATTGCCGGGAACAAAGAAAAGCAGACACAGGAAGTAAAAGAAGTTGCCAAGCAGGTAGATAAAATCAATGTTAATATCATCACTGTTACAAGAGAAAATATTGATACAGATTACTCTGCCAACGGAACTTTCATTCCTAAGCAGGAGATGAATCAGTCTTCTGAAATTGCCGGACGTATTGTAAGCGTTTTGGTAAAAGAAGGTTCAAGAGTAAGTGCAGGTCAGGTGTTGGCAACGATCAAGAGAGATGCTATCGAAGTGGATGTTACACAGGCTCAGAATAATCTTCAGAATGCTATTATGGATAACCAACGTTATGAAAATGCTTACAAAACAGGAGGTGTTACAAAGCAACAGCTTGATAACTCAAGATTACAGCTGAAAAATGCACAGGCAGCTGTGAAAGCTCAGGGAGTAAGAGTGAATGACACCAGCATCCGTGCGGGTATCAGCGGAACAATCAATAAAAAGCTGGTAGAGCCCGGAACCGTTGTTTCAGTAGGAACTTCTATGTTTGAAATCGTTAATATCAACAGCTTAAAACTTTCTGTTTTAGTGGACGAAAGCCAGATCGGGAAAATCCAGTTAGGTCAGGAAGTTCCGATTAAAGTAAATGTTTTACCCGAAGATTCTTTCGTAGGGAGAATTACATTTATCGCTCCTAAAAGTGATGCTTCTTTGAATTTCCCTGTGGAAATTGAAGTTCAGAACAGAGGAAACCTGAAAGCGGGTATGTATGCAACTGCTAAATTCAGTACAAACAACGGTGCCGAAACTCAGAATATGCTGACAGTTCCTGCTGAAGCGTTTGTAAACGGAGTAAGCTCTGGGCAATTGTTTGTTGTTCAGAATGGTGTTGCTAAGCTGATTAAAGTAACCATCGGAAAAGTTTACGGAGATAAAGTTCAGGTTCTAAGTGGATTGAATGGAGGAGAGCAGGTAGTAACCAGCGGACAGATCAACCTGGACAGCGGATCTAAAGTGAACATTATAAAGTAG